A region of Pirellulales bacterium DNA encodes the following proteins:
- a CDS encoding BatA domain-containing protein — translation MTFMAGSLLGGLVLASVPIIIHILNRRRFQIIDWPPMKYLKLTLKRNRRRIRIEQMILLAMRTLAVILLILAIARPVIPQNGLAALFPGRSRTSHLIVIDDSLSMGYTTAGRSAFQVAQNAAADLLKLAGTQDSVTLMVTSAPDRPLVRDGSLQDAAKFSDLVAGLSLTDTPSNWAVTLDGVNAALSTAIYSDKEVVIITDLRRSGWSKDVTRVANDLAAERIPLRILDVGDRRTDNVALMKFELEDAIPLPDQPIHLAAEIRNHTAATIAGAQATLSVDRDSRPVLLPDLPSGASTNVPLTLTLDSPGPHAISLALGKDALPQDDVRYLSLEVRPTVSVLLIDGAPSAQKFESETDFLALAYSVGARPWSVERISQFDPRRLVPGAADVPDVLVLANVASLTAEQAAAVERLVQRGMGLMIFSGDLVDVDLYNQRLYRDGRGALPAKLDRPVDTPATGIVVEKDPQSPLAPLAKLVPESLARIHANQYTTVQFSTPPPEGVSVLARWNNSENPPAVVQKVFGKGRVLLFTCTAGKKWTDWPLDPTYLLAVRSAALAIARSQEAGGAIAAGEAIRVPLDNNQAALDPKMTIPGKTAPDSVEIEKPSPNSSLLRYGKTYHSGIYTLSWRDERSNPRSLRFAVNPPPSESDLDPLLEPQLTELLGNLKPTIQRYDTSGASLSTPPREIWRPLATMLLGLLGLEAVFAVWVGRER, via the coding sequence ATGACTTTTATGGCCGGATCGCTGCTCGGCGGGCTGGTGCTGGCCTCCGTGCCGATCATCATCCACATCCTGAATCGGCGACGGTTCCAGATCATCGATTGGCCGCCGATGAAATATCTCAAGCTCACGCTCAAGCGGAACCGCCGCCGCATCCGCATCGAGCAGATGATCCTGCTGGCCATGCGCACCCTGGCGGTGATCCTATTGATTCTGGCGATCGCCCGGCCAGTGATCCCGCAAAACGGGCTGGCCGCACTCTTTCCCGGCCGCAGTCGAACGAGCCACTTGATCGTGATCGACGATTCGCTCTCGATGGGCTACACGACGGCCGGGCGCTCGGCCTTTCAGGTCGCGCAAAATGCAGCCGCCGATTTGCTCAAACTGGCCGGTACGCAGGACAGCGTGACGCTCATGGTAACATCCGCGCCGGATCGGCCGCTTGTGCGCGACGGCAGCTTGCAAGATGCCGCGAAGTTTTCCGACCTTGTCGCCGGGCTTTCGCTCACCGACACGCCGAGCAACTGGGCCGTGACGCTCGACGGCGTGAATGCGGCCCTCTCGACCGCCATCTATTCCGATAAGGAGGTCGTGATAATCACCGACCTGCGGCGCTCCGGATGGTCGAAAGACGTGACCCGCGTGGCCAACGACCTGGCAGCCGAGCGAATTCCGCTGCGGATTCTCGACGTCGGAGATCGCCGGACGGATAACGTCGCGCTGATGAAGTTCGAGTTGGAAGATGCGATTCCCTTGCCCGATCAGCCGATCCATCTGGCGGCCGAAATCCGCAACCACACGGCCGCCACGATCGCCGGCGCGCAGGCCACGCTCAGCGTCGATCGCGACAGCCGGCCAGTGCTGCTCCCCGATCTGCCCTCGGGCGCGAGCACGAATGTGCCGCTCACGCTGACGCTCGACTCGCCCGGACCGCACGCGATTTCGCTCGCGTTGGGGAAAGACGCACTGCCGCAGGACGACGTGCGGTATCTGAGCCTCGAAGTCCGCCCCACCGTCTCCGTGCTGCTGATCGACGGTGCGCCGTCGGCGCAAAAGTTCGAGTCGGAAACCGATTTCTTGGCGCTGGCCTATTCGGTTGGCGCTCGGCCGTGGAGCGTGGAGCGGATCAGCCAATTCGATCCGCGGCGGTTGGTTCCCGGCGCGGCCGATGTGCCCGACGTGTTGGTGCTGGCGAACGTCGCATCGTTGACGGCCGAGCAGGCCGCGGCCGTCGAGCGGCTCGTGCAACGCGGGATGGGACTGATGATCTTCAGCGGCGATCTGGTCGACGTGGACCTGTACAACCAACGGCTCTATCGCGATGGCCGCGGCGCATTGCCGGCGAAGCTCGATCGACCGGTCGATACGCCCGCCACGGGGATCGTCGTCGAAAAGGATCCGCAGTCTCCCTTGGCTCCGCTGGCCAAGCTGGTTCCGGAGTCGCTGGCCCGGATTCATGCCAACCAGTATACGACGGTCCAATTCAGTACGCCGCCGCCGGAAGGCGTGAGCGTGTTGGCACGCTGGAACAATTCCGAGAATCCGCCCGCCGTGGTGCAAAAGGTGTTCGGCAAGGGGCGCGTGCTGCTCTTCACCTGCACGGCAGGCAAGAAATGGACCGATTGGCCCCTCGATCCGACCTATCTGCTCGCGGTTCGCTCGGCGGCCCTGGCGATTGCCCGCAGCCAGGAAGCCGGCGGCGCGATCGCGGCCGGCGAGGCGATTCGCGTGCCGCTCGACAATAACCAGGCGGCCCTCGATCCGAAGATGACGATTCCGGGCAAGACCGCGCCCGATTCGGTCGAGATCGAGAAGCCCTCGCCGAACTCGAGCTTGCTGCGCTACGGCAAAACTTACCACTCGGGGATTTACACGCTCTCGTGGCGCGATGAGCGGTCGAACCCTCGTTCGCTGCGCTTCGCCGTCAATCCGCCGCCGAGCGAAAGCGATCTCGATCCGCTCTTGGAACCTCAACTGACCGAGCTGCTCGGCAATCTCAAGCCGACCATCCAGCGCTACGACACGAGCGGCGCAAGCCTCAGCACCCCGCCTCGCGAAATCTGGCGCCCGCTGGCCACGATGCTGCTGGGGCTGCTAGGGTTGGAAGCAGTCTTCGCCGTCTGGGTGGGAAGAGAACGATAG
- a CDS encoding type II toxin-antitoxin system HicB family antitoxin, whose product MEQEQDGRYVVSAATPPGCISQVDTRAEVLDNAREAMELYIDDCREAGDAIPTEAGTEFIIDVEAASGGA is encoded by the coding sequence TTGGAGCAGGAGCAAGACGGCCGATACGTCGTCAGCGCTGCGACGCCGCCCGGTTGCATCAGTCAGGTAGACACGCGGGCCGAGGTGCTCGACAATGCCCGCGAAGCGATGGAACTTTATATTGACGACTGCCGTGAGGCGGGCGACGCGATTCCGACGGAGGCGGGCACGGAGTTCATTATTGACGTGGAAGCCGCCTCGGGGGGAGCCTAG